A segment of the Zingiber officinale cultivar Zhangliang chromosome 8B, Zo_v1.1, whole genome shotgun sequence genome:
AACACAAAATTTCTCATGAGACGTGTCTAGATGTTGAAACTTTTGCCAGACCATATGGAAGTGATGAAAACTATGAAACTCTCACGATTATGTCTCCATGATATAGTtgtctacttgactcttctaattttacttttttttttcttttaataaaaggAAGTGCAATCTGTCTACCCAGGTGTTGTGCATATCTCTGATCCACCATTTACTCTATGTAATTATATATCATTTCTAATATTCAGATCCTGTAAGCCACTTCTATTTTTGTTAAGAAGATTTTGTTTTTTTCCTCTACAATTGCATCTTTAATCCTAATTGTTTTGACTTCTCTAATTATAAAAGTTATTTTGTTTTGAACAAGTCTATAACATCTTAAGCAATTTTCTGCTCATTTATTATCTATTATCTATTGGAGCTATGTTTAACTTCTCTAGGTTGGTAGTACCTTTTTTCTAACATTCTTTTTTCTACTATCTtatgtatattatttttaattatccaACATTATCCCATAAAGTATAAGAGACACAAGTTTAAGCTTTGAAATCTCTCCTACACTTCAATCTATAAGTCTTTATACTATTTATGGTATCTTTGCCAATATTGCCTAAGAAGCCTACCTAGCTTTAACTAAAAAAAGAGGAGTGCTTCACCTAATGATTATGCGGTTCCCTTTAGGGAATTGTTCCAAAGAGTTGTCCTCTTAGGCTGGAGTAGTCTAGGAGGAAGTCTAGCCGTCTAGGTgagtttatttaaaaaataatttatttatcttattGGTTCACTTGAATACAACGCTAATTGCCCAACCCATCACAACAATCCTCTAATATATTATATGATTATCTAATTACGTTATATGTTTTTTCATTGGAATGTGAAATATGATGTGGTTTATTCTTTTTTATGTAGTTACTTATATCTTGTTTACAGGTGGTTATTTTTTTGATTGATTAATACACTTAGTTGGCAATAATACATGCAATGTTTATGTTGTCTTGTACAACTACTGAAGCATTATTGTAGATATGCCAAAGTGTGCCACATATATTGTAGGAATTTTAGTCAAGTCATAATGCATGCTTACAACTCTAGGCCAACAAATATGTGAAAAACATCAAGAATAATGGGTCTAAAACTAATTCTTTGTTGATATATATActctttgttatttttttttacttttctattttattGTAATGTTATCCGCTTAGACCGTCGTATAATGTCTAGGGTTTATGCAGTGAATCAATCACCTATCACTTGAAACAACCGTTTAAAACCTTGAAAAAGGAATAAAAATATTGAGTGGGAGACGGGTCATCTATGGTTCATACATGATAACTAAACATACCTTTGTCCCCAAATATTGAGTCTCCAAAGTCTAAACAATCATTTAAtggttaaaattattattattagtatttGAAGGAATGGAAGGTTGGTAGCCTGCCATATGTTGATCACTACGGTTTATGTACTCATCCAGTCTTTAAATGTTGAGTGGGAAAATAGGAGTGTTTTTCCATTTTTACTCACTAtgattatcatttttttctctATTTATCAGTATGATGTTGGTGATGATACTTATAAGATCTTGGATGCTATATTTTCCATGCCAAAATATGTACCTCAAATGgataactgagtttttaaattaggaaatttagtCTGTTTGGTAGTTGTCCTAACTTTTAGTGTATATCTGTCTTCCACCtttataattcaaaatcaataacCAAATATTTTGGACAACACATTCATATTTTTCTTGCAACAAACAAGAACTTTACAGTTGATTTTGTGGTTTTATTGAGGATTTTCTTCCTCTTAGTTCTGAGTTCTTGGTGATCCGCCCTTTGAATATATTGATAACATTTAGTACAACTGTATGGAGGAATAATGCTGAAGATTTTTTGATGTTCCTAATGCTTTTCTTTTTGAACAAGTAAATAGGACGCCTATAAGAGTGAAATTATCTTATAGTAGTAAGAACATTCAGGAAAAGAATGCTCATACTTTAGTGTTCACAGTCATCTAATTCACCATGCCGCTGcagttttatgattttttttaccaAACTTGATCAATGTCTCGCTTTAGATTATGTCCACTTTACATGTATCTGACCATTTTTAGTGATTAGCTCATGTCAACAATTTATCATCTCCAGTGATACTTGGCGAGGTTGCTAACTTTGCTGCCTATGCATTTGCTCCTGCCATCCTTGTCACTCCTTTAGGAGCATTGAGTATAATTGTCAGGTATGGTGATAATTTTGCTGACTAGAAATTATCCAGTATTGTACATTATCTAATGAAAGCTATTTTATGCAGTGCAGTGCTAGCTCATTTCATGTTGAATGAAAAATTGCACATATTTGGTGTCCTCGGCTGCATTCTCTGTGTTGTGGGTTCTGTTAGTATTGTATTGCATGCTCCAAGAGAGAAAGATATTGTATCAGTTAAGGAAGTATGGAGCCTTGCCACTGAACCAGGTTATCCATGCATGCATACCAAGATGCTTCAATTAGCAATTTCTAATAAATGTTAACATAACCACATCTCATGCCAATTTGACTAATATATTGCATCTATAGCAATTTCAACATAAACCTTTAATTGacgtataaattatgtttgatgtGTTGTATTGTGCAAGTAATGTGGTAACCCTGTAGTTGGTATGTGAAAAGGATAATTTTGTTGTATGATTCTTCTCTTTCTGCTGCACTCATTTTTTTATGCCTTCTATTCTAAGCTGCAGAATACTGTACTAGTATTTTCTCCTCTATGGTAGAATTTATGATGAGGTTCAACTAGCTTAATCTACTCTGTGCTACTTCTAATGTTAAAATATAAATTCGTAACAAATTAGAAGAATCTTGTTGATATTCAAACTTAAGAAAATAGCCAAAACTAATAAAGTAATTTCTTGCCTTCAGGCTTTGTTACTTATTCTTGTCTTGTCCTGTTCCTGGTTGCGTTCCTCATTGTCCAGTTAGTTCCACGTTATGGTCAAACACATATGCTGGTATACGTTGGAATTTGCTCACTAATGGGTTCCCTAACGGTATGTCTAGTGCATCAAAATGTGTATTTTTTGGCTATGTAAGTTGTAtcttacttttccttttccttcattCAGGTCATGAGTGTAAAAGCAGTGAGCATTGCATTAAAGCTAACATTTTCAGGAATGAATCAATTTGTCTATTACCAGACTTGGTTTTTTGCAGCTACTGTAGCATTTTGCTGTGTTATGCAGATTAACTATCTGAACAAGGTAACCAACTCTGAGGCATCTGTATATCAATCAATAAgcttattcaaaatattttctaattgAAGTTGAATAATAGTCTACAAGCAAAGAGTTTGACAAATATTGAGCAGTATATTTTAAACCAATCAAGAATTTAGTTACTACTAAAACAAACAACTACTGTTCAGTTGTCAGAAAAGAGGTCAGTCTAAATAGGTTTTACCTTTGTAGCATGGTTTCAAGTGCACAAAGGCATCAGTCAACACCTTTGAAAAGTATCATTCTGGTTGCCCATGACAGATATTTTCTTGTATAGAAAGATTATATGACTTATTCTATTTGCTGGTCATGAGGaggaaatgaaaataaaaaagaggGGAGGGAGAAGTGCCAATAGATAATTCCAGTTGAGACAAGAAGATTTTCTTCTCATGATTCAGTCAGCAATCCTCTGGTCATGAGGAAGCAACAAAACATTAAAAAAGAGGAGCGCTCAAGATGAGATGCAGTAATTGAAGCATTAGTACTGGCAGAGAAGAGTAACTACATAGTCAGAGAAAGACTGAGTGTTTAATGGCCATATTGAGTggcaatagattttttttttttccatctgTCCATAGGagaattttttctttttccttcgtcCATCCATGATTAATTCATGCATCCACGAGGTACAcatagagagagagaaaaaaaaaagacctTTATAAGGATGAAGATACAaattattaagaaaaaaaatatataatatgatataatttctaACTTTATAAAATATACTATTactaatgaattaaattattttatatataaatttagtttaatttaaaatttattataataaattcaaaattaaatcatgtttaaCCTCCTTGATCATGTCATGTTTACATGGTGAACTTAAGTTAATCTAAATCGACTTTTGCCAATCAAACATTTCACTTGCAATAGACCCAatgtgcaacggtaaagttgctgCCGTGTGTCCTTATAGTTATGGGTTCAAGTCGCATAAACAATCTCTTATAATGTAGAGTAAGGCTGCATACAATAGATCCAGTGTGATCTAACCCTCCCGCATGACGCGAGTTTCATGTATCAGAATGccctttatattttaaaaaaaaataccaaaattatATCAGTATTGAAACCGTATTATTTTGGTCATAAATCAAAATTCTGGTacgcttcaaaattttaaacctaagtGTGAATCTCTTTTCTGATGATGTGGATTAATTGTTGTATGAAATTGGCCTTGTTAGAGCATGCTttatacaagaagtaaatacccTAGTCTAAATACGAAACATAATTTCATGCCATGGGATCCTAAAGGCAGTACCAACATGGATAAGCACTAAAGttacttccaagcttgcttgaTTCAATTATGAATAACTTGGTCTAAAGAGAATTTATAGAATTAAAAGTTTCAGTATCATTCATATTGATAATACTTTTGTTACGCTAATGGTATGGTTAAATTCTGGGTGGGGATATTAGCATTAGGTTTCATTGTATATATACTATACTTTCCGAAGAATAAAAGGTTAGTATTTATTTCATCTTATGAAATTTCCACATATTCATTCTGGTTTAATTGTCTTCTCACCCCAGTGTATAGGAAATTCTCGTGTTAATATATTTTGTGTAGTTAACAGAAATGTTATTATAGTTGGAACAAACACATGTTACAGGTTCATTAGGATGATGAACAGAAAAGTAATTATGATCATTGAAGAGAAAGTTCAAGCTATTTTGAATTCTGATGCTCTGATATTTTTCTGCCATTTTTCActcttaatttcatcaataggTTGTTCTTGCAGGCACTTGACACCTTTAATACAGCTGTTATATCCCCTGTCTACTATGTGATGTTCACTACTTTTACCATATGTGCCAGCATGATCATGTTTAAGGTGATTTACTATTTT
Coding sequences within it:
- the LOC122015317 gene encoding probable magnesium transporter NIPA1; the protein is MGVSEDNVRGLVLAMSSSIFIGLSFIVKKKGLQKAGANGVRAGSGGFSYLYEPIWWVGMLTMILGEVANFAAYAFAPAILVTPLGALSIIVSAVLAHFMLNEKLHIFGVLGCILCVVGSVSIVLHAPREKDIVSVKEVWSLATEPGFVTYSCLVLFLVAFLIVQLVPRYGQTHMLVYVGICSLMGSLTVMSVKAVSIALKLTFSGMNQFVYYQTWFFAATVAFCCVMQINYLNKALDTFNTAVISPVYYVMFTTFTICASMIMFKDWDSQNASQIVTEICGFITILSGTFLLHKTMDTGSPPPPPPPAMCVVGMDCDSAVF